One Fundidesulfovibrio terrae genomic window carries:
- a CDS encoding (Fe-S)-binding protein, which produces MSDQMPVNAEEIMAVIERNDSARLRAWLKTCTSCGLCSESCFFYLANDNKPEFMPQYKARKTLGELMKNKGKVTRAQLEEMKEVAWARCTMCRRCSQYCPFGIEIAVMINVARQCMRTQNVCPDRLMTIDQSYVEFGNQMSIPDEEFVETCEWMAEEGQDRLKDLEIPIDKEDTNIMFVVNSREPKYYPQDIQEAAMVMHAAGENWTMPSHGWEATNLSMFSGNLKVAGQVTQTLYDAAIKLRAKKICITECGHAYRAAKYEGPYWTKQPGGKAPVEVTHAVALFHSYMKEGRIKLKHKFKDAITYQHPCNLSRSGDLGELGDELMEMLCENYVPMEPHREWSHCCCGGGGFIPMGADYKKTRMVAGKVKAEQIQKTGAKFVLVPCHNCTDQINDLNKEYNLGIKVMSFKELICELMDLPPHMKPEGEEDE; this is translated from the coding sequence ATGTCCGATCAAATGCCCGTCAACGCCGAAGAGATCATGGCGGTCATCGAGCGCAACGATTCCGCTCGCCTGCGCGCCTGGCTCAAGACCTGCACCTCGTGCGGCCTGTGCTCCGAGTCGTGCTTCTTCTACCTGGCCAACGACAACAAGCCCGAGTTCATGCCCCAGTACAAGGCCCGCAAGACTCTGGGCGAACTCATGAAGAACAAGGGCAAGGTCACCCGCGCCCAGCTCGAAGAGATGAAGGAGGTCGCCTGGGCCCGCTGCACCATGTGCCGCCGCTGCTCCCAGTACTGCCCCTTCGGCATCGAGATCGCGGTGATGATCAACGTGGCGCGCCAGTGCATGCGCACCCAGAACGTCTGCCCCGATCGCCTCATGACCATCGACCAGAGCTACGTGGAGTTCGGCAACCAGATGTCCATCCCGGACGAGGAGTTCGTCGAAACCTGCGAGTGGATGGCCGAGGAAGGCCAGGACCGCCTGAAGGACCTGGAAATCCCCATCGACAAGGAAGACACCAACATCATGTTCGTGGTGAACTCCCGCGAACCCAAATACTACCCGCAGGACATCCAGGAAGCGGCCATGGTCATGCACGCGGCCGGCGAGAACTGGACCATGCCCAGCCACGGCTGGGAGGCCACCAACCTCTCCATGTTCTCGGGCAACCTGAAGGTGGCCGGGCAGGTGACCCAGACCCTCTACGACGCGGCCATCAAGCTGCGCGCCAAGAAGATCTGCATCACCGAGTGCGGCCACGCCTACCGCGCCGCCAAATATGAAGGTCCCTACTGGACCAAGCAGCCCGGCGGGAAGGCCCCCGTGGAAGTCACCCACGCCGTGGCCCTCTTCCACAGCTACATGAAGGAAGGGCGGATCAAGCTGAAGCACAAGTTCAAGGACGCCATCACCTACCAGCACCCCTGCAACCTGTCGCGTTCGGGCGACCTGGGCGAGCTCGGCGACGAGCTCATGGAGATGCTCTGCGAGAACTACGTCCCCATGGAGCCCCACCGCGAATGGAGCCACTGCTGCTGCGGCGGCGGCGGGTTCATCCCCATGGGCGCGGACTACAAGAAGACCCGCATGGTCGCGGGCAAGGTCAAGGCCGAGCAGATCCAGAAGACCGGGGCCAAGTTCGTGCTGGTGCCCTGCCACAACTGCACGGACCAGATCAACGACCTGAACAAGGAATACAACCTGGGCATCAAGGTCATGAGCTTCAAGGAGCTCATCTGCGAACTCATGGACCTGCCGCCCCACATGAAGCCCGAAGGAGAGGAGGACGAGTAA
- a CDS encoding respiratory nitrate reductase subunit gamma, protein MYAFVNGPLVWIAFAVLVLGSLWQIVSLYKMSKRTDKVYYDHYNPGAAAASVWAWLMPFGSRSWREHPGLTVGTFAFHVCLIAVPLFALGHAATLEFNRGIAWPSLPDAVADKMTLVFLAAALFLLIRRFAVPQVRIVTECKDIVVWVITVLPFLTGYLSAHKLLLDPDTMLMLHVFTGCLMLICIPFTKLAHVFLFFMTRAFIGSEFARRGTKTW, encoded by the coding sequence ATGTACGCATTCGTGAACGGTCCGTTGGTATGGATCGCCTTCGCTGTCCTCGTGCTGGGGAGCCTGTGGCAGATCGTGTCGCTCTACAAGATGTCGAAGCGCACGGACAAGGTCTACTACGACCACTACAACCCGGGCGCGGCGGCCGCGTCCGTCTGGGCCTGGCTCATGCCCTTCGGTTCGCGCAGCTGGCGCGAACACCCGGGGCTCACCGTGGGCACCTTCGCCTTCCACGTCTGCCTGATCGCGGTTCCCCTGTTCGCCCTGGGACACGCCGCCACCCTGGAGTTCAACCGGGGCATCGCATGGCCGAGCCTGCCCGACGCCGTGGCGGACAAGATGACCCTGGTCTTCCTGGCTGCGGCCCTGTTCCTGCTCATCCGCCGCTTCGCCGTGCCCCAGGTGCGCATCGTCACCGAATGCAAGGACATCGTGGTCTGGGTGATCACCGTGCTGCCGTTCCTCACCGGGTACTTGAGCGCCCACAAGCTGCTGCTCGACCCCGACACCATGCTCATGTTGCACGTGTTCACCGGGTGCCTGATGCTCATCTGCATCCCCTTCACCAAGCTGGCCCACGTGTTCCTTTTCTTCATGACGCGCGCCTTCATCGGCAGCGAGTTCGCCCGCCGCGGCACCAAGACCTGGTAG
- a CDS encoding cytochrome c3 family protein — protein MRRTKILAAVFAALVVCAFALTGQAQDATMTLNNAKAFAGGKQRGAVTFTHEKHVGFGYDCTTCHHKYDPKQPGKNLWTEGDETSCAACHAGTKPSSKIGLQQASHKLCWGCHEKMPTNKKLDFGPRSCAGCHTVK, from the coding sequence ATGCGCCGCACCAAAATTCTCGCCGCCGTGTTCGCGGCCCTCGTTGTGTGCGCCTTCGCGCTGACCGGCCAGGCCCAGGACGCCACCATGACCCTGAACAACGCCAAGGCCTTCGCGGGCGGCAAGCAGCGCGGGGCCGTGACCTTCACCCACGAAAAGCACGTGGGCTTCGGCTACGACTGCACCACCTGCCACCACAAGTACGACCCCAAGCAGCCTGGCAAGAACCTCTGGACCGAGGGCGACGAGACCTCCTGCGCGGCCTGCCACGCCGGAACCAAGCCTTCGAGCAAGATCGGCCTGCAGCAGGCCAGCCACAAGCTGTGCTGGGGCTGCCATGAAAAGATGCCCACCAACAAGAAGCTGGACTTCGGCCCCCGCTCCTGCGCCGGGTGCCACACGGTGAAGTAG
- a CDS encoding cytochrome c3 family protein translates to MVKRVSRSRWARVFLLTLTLSLASALLAGLGVGLGSQANAQSPQIIMSGTAVGGKPGQGPLSKAVFNHQKHEAAVGDCDTCHHTGSQDPCSSCHTSQGSPEGGNVQLSQAMHAAQSKSSCVGCHYKETQKPKCAGCHKNISAGPKDDSCTVCHKDPKAAQAPAAKPAQPDTVDIGALSKQYGPVSFNHSAHVDYLKDAAKSGLAQGFHSGDAALCQGCHHHTPVGAVPPKCGTCHGKPYAKDEPNRPGLMAAYHIQCIQCHKAMGVEPVAATDCKGCHAPKK, encoded by the coding sequence ATGGTGAAACGTGTTTCCAGGTCACGCTGGGCCAGGGTCTTTCTGCTGACTCTGACCCTCTCCCTGGCTTCGGCTCTGCTGGCCGGGCTGGGAGTGGGTTTAGGTAGTCAGGCCAATGCTCAGTCGCCGCAAATCATTATGAGCGGTACCGCCGTCGGCGGAAAGCCGGGACAGGGCCCCCTGTCCAAGGCGGTGTTCAACCACCAAAAACACGAAGCAGCGGTAGGCGACTGCGACACCTGCCACCATACCGGTTCCCAGGATCCCTGCTCTTCCTGCCACACCAGCCAGGGGTCGCCCGAGGGCGGCAATGTGCAGCTCTCCCAGGCTATGCACGCTGCCCAGTCCAAGTCCAGCTGTGTGGGTTGCCACTACAAGGAAACCCAGAAGCCGAAGTGCGCCGGATGCCACAAGAACATTTCCGCCGGCCCCAAGGATGATTCCTGCACTGTCTGCCACAAGGACCCCAAGGCCGCGCAGGCCCCGGCCGCCAAGCCGGCCCAGCCCGACACCGTGGATATTGGCGCCCTCTCCAAGCAGTACGGACCGGTCTCCTTCAACCACTCCGCCCACGTGGACTACCTGAAGGACGCCGCCAAGAGCGGTCTGGCCCAGGGCTTCCACTCCGGCGATGCCGCCCTGTGCCAGGGCTGCCACCACCACACCCCGGTCGGCGCGGTTCCGCCCAAGTGCGGCACCTGCCACGGCAAGCCCTACGCCAAGGACGAGCCCAACCGCCCGGGTCTGATGGCCGCCTATCACATCCAGTGCATCCAGTGCCACAAGGCCATGGGCGTCGAACCTGTCGCCGCCACCGACTGCAAGGGCTGCCACGCGCCCAAGAAATAA
- a CDS encoding DUF2491 family protein, producing MFWKSSKETTTYPGFPKLPGTLRIGAILAVEPGEALRYEGLNLTLPLPPGEMVVEAVSGMELFGLTVSRAYVKTDERQFLFQFQQQKDGTLLDVNCFQVYQEIYPASESDWETWLGEGGLIGGKDLNAPNGATYSRDWGDGAYSEPVEAEERIFTAPDAAPIVVNHKMMLYSRELGGDAQEYMLVSADEEPGQALVRCLAGVVMTPQALKIY from the coding sequence ATGTTCTGGAAGTCCAGCAAGGAGACCACGACCTATCCCGGTTTCCCCAAACTGCCCGGTACGCTTCGCATCGGGGCCATCCTGGCCGTGGAGCCGGGCGAGGCGCTGCGCTACGAGGGCCTGAACCTCACCCTGCCCCTCCCCCCGGGCGAGATGGTGGTGGAGGCCGTCTCCGGCATGGAGCTCTTCGGGCTCACGGTCAGCCGGGCCTACGTGAAGACGGATGAACGCCAGTTCCTGTTCCAGTTCCAGCAGCAGAAGGACGGCACGCTCCTGGACGTGAACTGCTTCCAGGTCTACCAGGAGATCTACCCCGCCTCGGAGTCCGACTGGGAGACCTGGCTCGGCGAGGGCGGCCTCATCGGAGGCAAGGACTTAAACGCCCCCAACGGCGCGACCTACTCCCGCGACTGGGGGGACGGGGCTTACTCCGAACCCGTGGAGGCCGAGGAGCGCATCTTCACCGCGCCGGACGCCGCCCCCATCGTGGTGAACCACAAGATGATGCTCTACAGCCGCGAGCTGGGGGGAGACGCCCAGGAATACATGCTCGTCAGCGCCGACGAGGAGCCCGGACAGGCCCTGGTGCGCTGCCTGGCGGGCGTGGTCATGACCCCCCAGGCCCTCAAGATCTACTAA
- the hmcC gene encoding sulfate respiration complex protein HmcC, giving the protein MSHHDHGAQPVILPPAEAWGVIRSLLKPKTYIQFIKEHPILSLIFIAGVCVTVNRFFIGGLAKTTNLDNNNPWGIWISFDLLCGVALAAGGYTTTCAALIFNIKGFRTAVKPAILTAFLGYAFVVYALLYDVGQPWRLPYPVFWSPGTSSVLFEVGLCVMLYVTVLAIEWLPNFTDWVGLQKISHIIHKCTIPLTIMGIVLSTMHQSSLGMLYLIAPHKLHPLWYSAQLPLQFFVSSMFAGMSMVIFEGTISHHYMHSRMSPEYNRDHDGVLFMFAKACSVIMLGYFFMKLVPMAGEGKWGYIFDGKYGAMWLVEMFGFVLLPCFLYAVGYRSRSIGTIKVAAALGVLGIVVNRFNVSWFGFNIHLAPEQRYFPSVQEVIVSVFVVTLIILCFRFVSKYMAIFSDHPAYKDHH; this is encoded by the coding sequence ATGAGCCATCACGATCACGGCGCTCAGCCGGTCATTCTGCCGCCCGCCGAAGCCTGGGGGGTCATCCGGAGCCTGCTGAAGCCCAAGACCTACATCCAGTTCATCAAGGAACATCCGATCCTTTCCTTGATCTTCATCGCGGGCGTGTGCGTCACGGTCAACCGCTTCTTCATCGGCGGCCTGGCCAAGACCACCAACCTCGACAACAACAACCCCTGGGGCATCTGGATCAGCTTCGACCTGCTCTGCGGCGTCGCCCTGGCCGCCGGTGGCTACACCACCACCTGCGCCGCGCTGATCTTCAACATCAAGGGCTTCCGCACCGCGGTGAAGCCCGCCATCCTCACTGCGTTCCTGGGCTACGCCTTCGTCGTGTACGCCCTGCTCTACGACGTGGGCCAGCCGTGGCGCCTGCCCTACCCGGTGTTCTGGTCCCCCGGCACCAGCTCTGTTCTCTTCGAAGTGGGCTTGTGCGTCATGCTCTACGTCACGGTGCTGGCCATCGAATGGCTGCCCAACTTCACCGACTGGGTTGGCCTCCAGAAGATCAGCCACATCATCCACAAGTGCACTATCCCCCTGACCATCATGGGTATCGTGCTCTCCACCATGCACCAGTCGTCCCTGGGCATGCTCTACCTCATCGCGCCGCACAAGCTGCACCCGCTGTGGTACTCCGCCCAGCTGCCCCTGCAGTTCTTCGTGTCCTCGATGTTCGCGGGCATGTCCATGGTCATCTTCGAGGGCACCATCTCCCACCACTACATGCACAGCCGCATGAGCCCCGAGTACAATCGCGACCATGACGGCGTGCTGTTCATGTTCGCCAAGGCCTGCTCCGTGATCATGCTGGGCTACTTCTTCATGAAGCTGGTCCCCATGGCGGGCGAGGGCAAGTGGGGCTACATCTTCGACGGCAAGTACGGCGCGATGTGGCTCGTGGAGATGTTCGGCTTCGTGCTGCTGCCCTGCTTCCTGTACGCCGTGGGCTACCGCTCCCGCAGCATCGGCACCATCAAGGTGGCCGCCGCCCTCGGCGTGCTGGGCATCGTGGTCAACCGCTTCAACGTGTCCTGGTTCGGCTTCAACATCCACCTGGCTCCCGAGCAGAGGTACTTCCCCTCTGTCCAGGAAGTCATCGTGTCGGTGTTCGTGGTGACGCTGATCATCCTGTGCTTCCGCTTCGTCTCGAAGTACATGGCCATCTTCTCCGATCACCCGGCCTACAAGGACCATCACTAA
- the hmcD gene encoding sulfate respiration complex protein HmcD, which translates to MEFHVYHDFMVHAKGEAYILMGVFLATFVGWWLFVTGKEPKDKNDH; encoded by the coding sequence ATGGAATTCCACGTCTACCACGACTTCATGGTCCACGCCAAAGGCGAGGCCTACATCCTGATGGGCGTCTTCCTGGCGACGTTCGTCGGCTGGTGGCTCTTCGTCACCGGCAAGGAGCCCAAGGACAAGAACGACCACTAA
- a CDS encoding DEAD/DEAH box helicase — protein sequence MRDTDERTSDGVAEYVSALKASERLKDRICHHRVIPARDAEYGEPVRPLSRAVRELLAARGIDRLYSHQALCCSLARAGRHVVAATPTASGKTLTYTLPVLEQVIADPASRALFLFPLKALAQDQLRAFTELTAGLPASARPTVGVYDGDTTPHFRKKIRQNPPNVLITNPEMLHLSILPHQETWATFLAGLTHVVVDEVHTYRGVMGSHMSHVFRRLARVCERFGAKPAHLFCSATIGNPGELAQALTGLPVEVVDTTGAPSGKRHFLFVNPLQGAAHTAIMLLKAALARGLRTIVYTQSRKMTELIALWAAEKAGPYASRISAYRSGFLPEERREIEAKMASGELLAVISTSALELGIDIGGLDLCILSGYPGTVMSTWQRGGRVGRSMRESAVILVAGEDALDQYFMRHPEDFFDRPPEDAVVNPDNPAIMARHLECAAAEFALRPGEPYIASEAAQKTVARLMDTGKLLLDADGTRIHSGRKAPHRDVDLRGSGGRYHIETVDGASIGFMDEHRAFREAHPGAVYLHRGVSFVVEELSLADRLARVAPKNVDYYTRTRGQKTTEILEVKAQGAAFGARVGFGRLKVTETVTGFERRKTRGGQLLNIVPLDLPPLTFETEGLWYEIPRAVQDEAERRLFHFMGGIHAMEHASIGILPLLVMTDRNDLGGISTPLHPQLGRAAVFIYDGVPGGVGLTKQAYRRAAELLERTLSAITGCACESGCPSCVHSPKCGSGNRPIDKVAAGYVVESIIRAAPETTEPFDIETVAEQSGQSGRPPEPVGASGDRPAHGRPAGSSAVSATSSSPAAPRERSGTSISPGGPSSDHRVHFVRGAAPLLPDTPPGRFAVFDLETQLSAQEVGGWHNARKMRVSVGVVYDSALDEFLAFTEDRVDELVATLAQADLVVGFNVNRFDYEVLRGYTEFDFGTLPTLDMLEHVKNRIGVRLSLDSLASTTLGASKTADGLKALEWWKQGRVDEITRYCTADVAITRDLYLFGRSAGYLLYTNKAKKIVRCPVSWK from the coding sequence GCCGAATACGGCGAGCCGGTCAGGCCCCTGTCGCGGGCCGTGCGCGAGCTTCTGGCCGCGCGTGGTATCGATCGTCTCTACAGCCACCAGGCCTTGTGCTGCTCCCTGGCCCGGGCCGGGCGCCACGTCGTCGCGGCCACGCCCACAGCCTCGGGCAAGACCCTCACCTACACCCTGCCGGTGCTGGAGCAGGTCATCGCCGATCCGGCCAGCCGGGCTCTGTTCCTTTTTCCCCTGAAGGCCCTGGCCCAGGACCAGCTGCGGGCCTTCACCGAGCTCACCGCCGGGCTGCCCGCCTCCGCGCGCCCCACGGTGGGGGTCTACGACGGGGACACCACCCCGCACTTCCGCAAGAAGATCAGGCAGAACCCGCCCAACGTGCTCATCACCAACCCCGAGATGCTCCACCTCTCCATCCTGCCCCACCAGGAGACCTGGGCCACCTTCCTGGCCGGGCTCACCCACGTGGTTGTGGACGAGGTGCACACCTACCGGGGGGTCATGGGCTCGCACATGTCCCACGTATTCCGGCGGCTCGCGCGGGTCTGCGAGCGCTTCGGGGCAAAGCCCGCGCACCTCTTCTGCTCGGCGACCATCGGCAACCCGGGAGAGCTGGCCCAGGCCCTCACCGGCCTGCCCGTGGAGGTGGTCGATACGACCGGAGCGCCCAGCGGCAAGCGCCACTTCCTGTTCGTCAATCCGCTGCAGGGCGCGGCCCACACGGCCATCATGCTCCTCAAGGCGGCCCTGGCCCGGGGGCTTCGCACCATCGTCTACACCCAGTCGCGCAAGATGACCGAGCTCATCGCCCTGTGGGCCGCCGAGAAGGCCGGGCCCTACGCCTCGCGCATCAGCGCCTACCGCTCGGGATTTTTGCCCGAGGAGCGCCGCGAGATCGAAGCGAAAATGGCCTCGGGCGAGCTCCTGGCGGTGATCTCCACCTCGGCCCTGGAGCTGGGCATCGACATCGGCGGCCTGGACCTGTGCATCCTCTCGGGCTACCCGGGCACGGTGATGTCCACCTGGCAGCGCGGCGGCCGGGTGGGGAGAAGCATGCGCGAATCCGCCGTGATCCTGGTGGCGGGCGAGGACGCCCTGGACCAGTATTTCATGCGCCACCCGGAGGACTTCTTCGACCGCCCTCCCGAGGACGCCGTGGTCAATCCGGACAACCCGGCCATCATGGCCCGGCACCTGGAGTGCGCCGCCGCCGAGTTCGCCCTGCGCCCCGGCGAACCCTACATCGCCTCGGAGGCCGCCCAGAAGACCGTGGCCCGGCTCATGGACACGGGCAAGCTCCTCCTGGACGCGGACGGCACGCGCATCCACTCCGGGCGCAAGGCCCCGCACCGCGACGTGGACCTGCGCGGCTCGGGCGGGCGCTACCACATCGAAACCGTGGACGGGGCCTCCATCGGGTTCATGGACGAGCACCGGGCCTTCCGCGAGGCCCATCCCGGAGCGGTCTACCTGCACAGGGGCGTGAGCTTCGTGGTGGAGGAGCTGTCCCTGGCCGACCGCCTGGCCCGGGTGGCCCCCAAAAACGTGGACTACTACACCCGCACCCGAGGCCAGAAGACCACGGAGATCCTGGAGGTGAAGGCTCAGGGCGCGGCCTTCGGGGCTAGGGTGGGCTTCGGGCGGCTCAAGGTCACGGAAACCGTCACCGGGTTCGAGCGGCGCAAGACGCGCGGCGGGCAGCTTCTGAACATCGTGCCCCTGGACCTGCCGCCGCTCACCTTCGAGACCGAGGGGCTGTGGTACGAGATCCCGCGCGCCGTGCAGGACGAGGCCGAGCGACGGCTGTTTCATTTCATGGGCGGCATCCACGCCATGGAGCACGCCTCCATCGGCATCCTGCCCCTTCTGGTCATGACCGACCGCAACGACCTGGGCGGCATTTCCACGCCCCTGCACCCGCAGCTAGGCCGGGCGGCGGTGTTCATCTACGACGGCGTGCCCGGCGGCGTGGGACTCACCAAACAGGCCTACCGGCGCGCGGCCGAGCTTCTTGAGCGCACGCTTTCGGCCATCACCGGCTGCGCCTGCGAGAGCGGCTGCCCCTCCTGCGTGCACTCGCCCAAGTGCGGCTCCGGCAACCGGCCCATCGACAAGGTGGCGGCCGGGTATGTGGTGGAGTCCATCATCCGGGCCGCGCCCGAGACCACGGAACCCTTCGACATCGAGACGGTAGCGGAACAGTCCGGCCAGTCGGGCCGCCCTCCGGAACCGGTTGGGGCGTCCGGAGATCGCCCTGCGCATGGGCGTCCTGCCGGATCATCCGCCGTGTCCGCCACCTCCAGCAGTCCAGCTGCGCCGCGGGAGCGTTCCGGCACGAGCATTTCCCCTGGCGGCCCATCCTCGGACCACCGCGTCCATTTCGTGCGCGGCGCGGCGCCGCTCCTCCCGGACACGCCCCCCGGCCGCTTCGCCGTGTTCGACCTGGAGACCCAGCTCTCGGCCCAGGAGGTGGGCGGCTGGCACAACGCCCGCAAGATGCGCGTGTCCGTGGGCGTGGTCTACGATTCGGCCCTGGACGAGTTTCTGGCGTTCACCGAGGACCGCGTGGACGAACTCGTGGCGACCCTTGCCCAGGCCGACCTGGTGGTGGGCTTCAACGTGAACCGCTTCGACTACGAGGTGCTGCGCGGCTACACGGAGTTCGACTTCGGCACGCTCCCCACCCTGGACATGCTGGAGCACGTGAAGAACCGCATCGGGGTGCGCCTGTCCCTGGACTCCCTGGCGTCCACCACCCTGGGCGCGTCCAAGACCGCCGACGGGCTCAAGGCCCTCGAATGGTGGAAGCAGGGGCGCGTGGACGAGATCACCCGCTATTGCACGGCCGACGTGGCCATCACCCGCGACCTCTACCTCTTCGGGCGGAGCGCCGGCTATCTCCTGTACACTAACAAGGCCAAGAAGATCGTGCGCTGCCCGGTTTCCTGGAAGTAG
- the hmcB gene encoding sulfate respiration complex iron-sulfur protein HmcB encodes MKRRHFLGLAGAATATALAGQANAAGGHSFEGYPNSYGVLFDASRCIGCRQCEIGCNKINSENITEPWSTLPPKDPKVFEDLKGMNAKARTDNTMYTIVNKFEPQALGGKTPVFKKAQCMHCKEPACASACFVNAFKKNPEGAVTYNGSVCVGCRYCMIACPWDVPAYDFDKLIPYVQKCHMCHPHIKAGKTTVPGCVKACPMEALVWGKREDLIKEAWARIQAVPGKYLPHVYGETEMGGTNWMYISHVPFAQIGLREDLGTTAAPQLTSSALGLVPLVACLWPVLLGGIWQITKWKDKKAEDEKNTAVAEAVAAERAKAGK; translated from the coding sequence ATGAAGCGCAGACACTTCCTGGGACTCGCAGGCGCGGCCACGGCCACCGCATTGGCCGGACAGGCCAACGCGGCCGGCGGGCACTCCTTCGAGGGCTATCCCAACTCCTATGGCGTCCTCTTCGACGCCAGCCGCTGCATTGGCTGCCGCCAGTGCGAAATCGGCTGCAACAAGATCAACTCCGAAAACATCACCGAACCCTGGTCCACCCTCCCCCCGAAGGACCCCAAGGTGTTCGAGGACCTGAAGGGCATGAACGCCAAGGCCCGCACGGACAATACGATGTACACCATCGTGAACAAGTTCGAGCCTCAGGCCCTGGGCGGCAAGACCCCCGTGTTCAAGAAGGCCCAGTGCATGCACTGCAAGGAGCCGGCCTGCGCCTCGGCCTGCTTCGTCAACGCCTTCAAGAAGAATCCCGAAGGCGCCGTGACCTACAACGGCAGCGTCTGCGTGGGCTGCCGCTACTGCATGATCGCCTGTCCGTGGGACGTCCCGGCCTACGACTTCGACAAGCTGATCCCCTACGTGCAGAAGTGCCACATGTGCCATCCGCACATCAAAGCCGGAAAGACCACCGTCCCCGGCTGCGTGAAAGCCTGCCCCATGGAGGCCCTGGTCTGGGGCAAGCGCGAAGACCTGATCAAGGAAGCCTGGGCGCGCATCCAGGCCGTGCCCGGCAAGTACCTGCCCCACGTCTACGGCGAGACCGAGATGGGCGGCACCAACTGGATGTACATCTCCCACGTGCCCTTCGCCCAGATCGGCCTGCGTGAGGACCTGGGCACCACCGCCGCTCCCCAGCTGACCTCTTCCGCCCTGGGCCTGGTGCCCCTGGTGGCCTGCCTCTGGCCGGTCCTCCTGGGTGGCATCTGGCAGATCACCAAGTGGAAGGACAAGAAGGCCGAGGACGAGAAAAATACAGCCGTTGCCGAAGCCGTCGCCGCCGAGCGGGCCAAGGCCGGGAAATAA
- a CDS encoding TSUP family transporter, with the protein MQYLLVCLTALAASGLTLFSGFGLGTILFPAFALFFPVDVAIAQTALVHLANNIFKLSLFWRDADLKTAVRFGLPAMVAALAGAKLLALLSDVPALFSYQLFGARHDISTVKLVLAVLMVIFALAELKGSIKQRPAVGGIVLGGLLSGFFGGLSGNQGAFRSAYLLKAGLTKEAFIATGVVLACAVDTTRLSVYAGHLVRPEVTGELGLVTSAALAAFAGAYFGKKLARKVTIEGVKRLVAGMMIAIAAGLASGIV; encoded by the coding sequence ATGCAATACCTGCTCGTCTGCCTCACGGCCCTCGCCGCCTCCGGCCTGACCCTCTTTTCAGGCTTCGGCCTGGGCACCATCCTGTTCCCGGCCTTCGCCCTGTTCTTCCCCGTGGACGTGGCCATCGCCCAGACCGCCCTGGTGCATCTGGCCAACAACATCTTCAAGCTCTCCCTGTTCTGGCGCGACGCGGACCTCAAGACCGCCGTGCGCTTCGGCCTTCCGGCCATGGTCGCGGCCCTGGCCGGTGCAAAACTGCTCGCGCTTCTTTCGGACGTCCCGGCGCTTTTCAGCTACCAGCTGTTCGGCGCACGCCACGACATTTCAACCGTGAAGCTCGTCCTGGCCGTGCTCATGGTCATTTTCGCCCTGGCGGAACTCAAGGGTTCCATCAAGCAGCGTCCCGCCGTCGGCGGGATTGTCCTGGGCGGTCTCCTGAGCGGCTTTTTCGGCGGCCTGTCCGGCAACCAGGGGGCCTTCCGCAGCGCCTACCTGCTCAAGGCCGGGCTTACCAAGGAAGCCTTCATCGCCACGGGGGTGGTGCTGGCCTGCGCCGTGGACACCACCCGGCTGTCGGTCTACGCCGGGCACCTGGTCCGCCCGGAAGTGACCGGAGAACTGGGTCTGGTGACGAGCGCCGCCCTGGCCGCGTTCGCCGGGGCGTATTTCGGCAAGAAGCTGGCCCGGAAAGTGACCATTGAGGGTGTGAAGCGGCTGGTGGCCGGGATGATGATCGCCATCGCCGCCGGGCTGGCCAGCGGGATCGTCTAG
- a CDS encoding RrF2 family transcriptional regulator, translating into MKLTTRSRYGTRMLLDLAQNGGGGPVRVSEIANRQGISVKYLEKLSRILKKAGLIRSMRGSKGGHLLAKPPADISMGEIVRALEGDLNLVTCWTERTSCPRLKTCATSKLWQEVSKALLERLDSMSLDELLKSSALDGTSGACEPGKPL; encoded by the coding sequence ATGAAACTGACCACTCGCAGCCGGTACGGCACCCGGATGCTCCTCGACCTGGCCCAGAACGGAGGCGGAGGCCCCGTGCGTGTCAGCGAGATCGCCAACCGCCAGGGCATTTCCGTGAAGTACCTGGAGAAGCTGTCGCGCATCCTCAAGAAGGCCGGCCTCATCCGCAGCATGCGCGGCTCCAAGGGTGGGCACCTGCTGGCCAAGCCCCCGGCGGACATCTCCATGGGCGAAATCGTCAGGGCCCTGGAGGGCGACCTGAACCTAGTCACCTGCTGGACCGAACGCACCAGCTGCCCCCGCCTCAAGACCTGCGCCACCAGCAAGCTCTGGCAGGAAGTGAGCAAGGCCTTGCTCGAACGGCTGGACTCCATGAGCCTGGACGAGCTTTTGAAGAGCAGCGCCCTCGACGGCACCTCCGGAGCCTGCGAGCCGGGCAAGCCCCTCTAA